From a single Lolium rigidum isolate FL_2022 chromosome 7, APGP_CSIRO_Lrig_0.1, whole genome shotgun sequence genomic region:
- the LOC124676046 gene encoding FCS-Like Zinc finger 1-like has protein sequence MAASVACSFFFDAEPAGEHGMPALDACALCAKPLARDSDIFMYRGTPLRGKDCRHEQMQLDAVCARQAARRLQRYSSGAAARRGHQETRKVSVVS, from the coding sequence ATGGCGGCATCAGTAGCCTGCTCCTTCTTCTTCGACGCCGAACCGGCCGGCGAGCACGGCATGCCCGCGCTGGACGCGTGCGCGCTCTGCGCCAAGCCGCTCGCGCGCGACAGCGACATCTTCATGTACAGAGGGACACCCCTTCGCGGCAAGGACTGCCGCCACGAGCAGATGCAGCTCGACGCCGTCTGCGCCAGGCAGGCCGCCCGGCGGCTGCAGCGGTACTCATCCGGAGCTGCGGCGCGCCGCGGGCACCAGGAGACCAGGAAGGTGTCCGTCGTGAGCTGA